The Streptococcus respiraculi sequence ATGCAGATGATTTGGACCTCTCTGATTCATCTTGGAGAATCTACTCAGAAGATTCTGGCTCACCAGCCCAAGTCATCGGCAGCAACGCAACTGTCCGTAGTGCCTATATTGACAAGGGAGCGATTATCGAAGGAAATGTCGAGCACTCTGTTATCTCTACCGATGTAGTCGTTAACGAAGGAGCCTCCGTGAAAAATTCTGTCCTCCTTCCAGGAGCTGTTATCGGAGAAAATGTTCAACTAGACTATGTCATCGTGGCAGAAAATATCAAGATTGCCGAAGGGACAAAACTCTCTGGTACTGCTGATGCTATCCTCTTAATCGATAAAAACGTAAGCAAGTAAGAAAGGATTACCATGCTAAGAAATACATTAGGAATTGTAAATATTGAAGGAAATAATGTCCATTTTGGAGATGTTATGGATCACCGTGGGATTCAAGCCTTCGGATTTTTAGGACGCTACCGCTTGATTGACTTTGTCCTTTCCAACATGTCCAATTCTGGTATCAGTGATTTCCAAGTCTACATGCCTGCAAAAATGCGCTCCACTATTCAGCACGTTGGGACAGGTAAGCACTACAATGTCAACAGTAAACGTGGCAAATTGCGCCTCTTAAACAGTGTAACAGACCCAAATTCTATCTACCAACATGATATCAAGGCCTTTTCAGATAACATTCACTACATTGAAAATTCTCATAAAGAATATGTCTTGATTGCCCCATCCTACTTCATCTACAGCCAAGATTTTTCAAAACTAATGGATGAACATTTAGAAACCAAGGCGGATATTACAGTCTTGTACAAGAATGTCACCAACGCTAAAGAAAACTTCATCGGCTGCCAAACCCTTAAATTTGGAGAAGACAAGCGAATCGTCGAATTTGAAGAAAACCACGGGAAATACAAAAACCGTCCTGTTTCTCTTGAAGCCTACTTCATGAAACGCACGCTTTTCCTTGAATTGATCAAACGTGCCAATAAAGTATCAGCCCTTTACTGGCTCAAGGATATTTTACGCGACGTGGTTGATCAATACCGCATTGTCGGCTATGCTCATCGTGATTTTGTCGCTTGTATCAACACAGTTGAAGCCTACTTCCAAACCCAACTTGATTTGATTGATCCAGATACGCGCAAGCTCCTCTTCAAACATAACTGGCCGATCCATACACAAACCAGCGACAGCTCACCATGCCTTTACGGACCGCTTGCCGAAGTCAAACGTTGCCTCATCTCAAATGGGGGTACTATCAATGGTCAGGTCGAAAACTCTGTGATTGACCGTGATGTGGTCATCGAAGAAGGGGTGGTCATTAAAAACTCAATCATCTTAAACGGCGTGAAAATCAAGAGCGGTGCCAACATTGAAAATGCCATTATTGATAAAGCAACTGTGATTTCACATCCGGTTGATATCAAAGGAAGTGCATCAGCACCCGCCTATTTGAAAGCCTATCAAGTTATTTAGGAGGAACTATGTCCAAAAAATCTGTTCTCTTTGTCGCCTCAGAAGGTCTTCCCTTTATTAAAACGGGAGGTTTGGCAGATGTTATCGGCTCCCTCCCCAAAGAGCTCGTCAAGCAAGGCATGGACGTTCGCGTTGTTCTTCCACTCTATCTC is a genomic window containing:
- the glgD gene encoding glucose-1-phosphate adenylyltransferase subunit GlgD; the encoded protein is MLRNTLGIVNIEGNNVHFGDVMDHRGIQAFGFLGRYRLIDFVLSNMSNSGISDFQVYMPAKMRSTIQHVGTGKHYNVNSKRGKLRLLNSVTDPNSIYQHDIKAFSDNIHYIENSHKEYVLIAPSYFIYSQDFSKLMDEHLETKADITVLYKNVTNAKENFIGCQTLKFGEDKRIVEFEENHGKYKNRPVSLEAYFMKRTLFLELIKRANKVSALYWLKDILRDVVDQYRIVGYAHRDFVACINTVEAYFQTQLDLIDPDTRKLLFKHNWPIHTQTSDSSPCLYGPLAEVKRCLISNGGTINGQVENSVIDRDVVIEEGVVIKNSIILNGVKIKSGANIENAIIDKATVISHPVDIKGSASAPAYLKAYQVI